In Bacillota bacterium, the genomic window GGGCGCGCTGGGGCATGGTCCCCAGGCAGGGCGCCGCCGGCAGGATCTCCACGGGCAGGTTCATCACCGCCTGCCTCGCCGCAGCTACTTCGCTGTCCAGCTTCGCCCGCCGCCACTCGTCGCGGGCGGCGGGATTCCCCTCCATGCGGGCCATCAGTCACCCACCTCCTAACTCTGCTAGCACGCCCGGGTCCAGGCCGTAAAATCTCACGCGCAAGACCCGCACCCCCCACGACCTGGCCTCCGCCAGGTCGGCGAGGTAGACGTCAAGGTGGAGCCCTCTCACCGCCCCGCCGCGGTCCACCACCACCCCGGGGCCGTAGCCCGGAATCCACACCCGCGTGCCGAACGGCACCGCGGGG contains:
- a CDS encoding 3D domain-containing protein — translated: PAVPFGTRVWIPGYGPGVVVDRGGAVRGLHLDVYLADLAEARSWGVRVLRVRFYGLDPGVLAELGGG